One stretch of Lytechinus variegatus isolate NC3 chromosome 17, Lvar_3.0, whole genome shotgun sequence DNA includes these proteins:
- the LOC121431051 gene encoding NIPA-like protein 2, translating into MENLRVTTSMAESKGEDELNTKRTLNLSNIFDPPPQHPDGTPGVSEPVVSMNILIGACLAIGGNLLISVSMNVQKYSLTKIQQRREARGEEASDNYDYLKSWLWWSGILLMITGEGGNFLAYGFGPASVVAPLGTTTVVANAYISRCLGERLRFQDILGTVIIVVGACMIIIFSTQNEEEMTSHLIIFRLTSWPFLVFFGVEVALFLLLLYLKLVKRYQHLLLLLLPAAILSSLTVLGAKACSSLIRLAVRGDMSQVKTPIFFIMIVVVFVTGMFQIRYVTRAMQEHDASVVVPVYFVFFTLGAILVGVFFYGEFHGLTIIRIFMFVFGCICSFIGVYMITHGRHINHNSDDGDKKEDDVVTEARDETDDSPLLPPPTCLHLVQPPREDLEDSTISMSSSDSSERRYIEMDDMSSTLRDSPKWPNGPITER; encoded by the exons ATGGAAAACTTGCGGGTTACCACTTCGATGGCTGAATCAAAAGGAGAAGATGAATTGAATACCAAAAGGACGTTAAATCTTAGTAACATATTCGATCCTCCTCCTCAACATCCTGATGGAACACCGGGGGTATCAGAACCAGTAGTTTCAATG AATATATTGATAGGAGCCTGTCTTGCCATCGGTGGAAATCTTTTAATTAGCGTCTCCATGAATGTTCAG AAATATTCTTTGACGAAGATTCAACAGCGACGGGAAGCCAGAGGAGAAGAAGCGTCGGATAACTACGACTACTTGAAGAGTTGGCTCTGGTGGTCAGGGATATTACTCATGATAACTGGTGAAGGGGGTAACTTCTTAGCCTATGGGTTCGGACCTGCCTCGGTGGTAGCACCCCTCGGTACCACCACTGTAGTTG CTAACGCATACATCTCAAGATGTCTGGGAGAGAGACTACGATTTCAAGACATTTTAG GCACTGTCATTATTGTCGTCGGTGCGTGTATGATTATTATATTCTCCACGCAG AACGAAGAGGAAATGACGTCACATTTGATAATTTTTAGACTTACATCGTGGCCATTCCTCGTGTTCTTT GGAGTGGAGGTCGCATTGTTTCTTCTTTTACTCTACTTAAAGCTTGTCAAAAGATATCAACATCTTCTTTTACTGCTCCTGCCAGCTGCAATATTGA GTTCCCTGACTGTGCTAGGTGCCAAGGCATGCTCCAGTCTAATTAGGCTGGCGGTAAGAGGTGACATGTCACAAGTCAAAACACCtatatttttcatcatgatCGTCGTGGTATTCGTTACAGGGATGTTTCAAATAAG ATACGTCACGAGGGCAATGCAAGAACATGATGCTTCTGTTGTTGTTCCTGTTTACTTTGTATTCTTTACACTCGGTGCAATATTAGTCG GTGTGTTTTTCTATGGCGAATTCCACGGCCTAACAATTATTAGGATATTCATGTTTGTATTTGG GTGTATTTGTTCATTTATAGGTGTATATATGATAACACACGGCAGACACATCAATCacaatagtgatgatggtgataagaAAGAAGATGACGTAGTAACGGAAGCAAGGGATGAAACTGATGATT CTCCCTTACTTCCTCCTCCAACGTGTCTTCATCTTGTCCAGCCCCCTCGGGAAGACCTTGAGGATTCTACTATTAGTATGTCATCATCAGACAGCAGTGAACGAAGATATATTGAAATGGACGATATGTCTTCGACTTTGAGAGATAGCCCGAAATGGCCG aATGGCCCAATCACCGAGAGATGA